The DNA window ACGTCCTTGATGATGCTCACCTGGAAACCGGCGGCCTGCAGGCTGCGCAGCGCCGACTCGCGTCCCGAGCCCGGGCCTTTCACGTAGACCTGGACATGGCGCATGCCCATCTCGGCCGCCTTGCGCGCCGCGTTCTCCGCCGCGACCTGCGCGGCGAACGGCGTGCCCTTGCGGGAGCCCTTGAAGCCACACGCGCCCGCGCTCGACCACACCAGCACGTTCCCCTGGAGATCGCTGACGGTGATGATGGTGTTGTTGAACGTCGAGTGGATGTGCAGGACACCCTCGGAGACGAGCCGCTTCGACTTCTTGCGGCGCGGCGCGGCGCCTTCGGCACCGGCGGCCGGCTTGGCGGCGCCTCCCTCTTGCTGCTTGGCCACGCGTCCTCCTTACGTGTGCGTGCGATCAGCCCTTGGACGGGGCCGACTTCTTGCCGGCGACCGTCTTGCGCGGGCCCTTGCGGGTGC is part of the bacterium genome and encodes:
- the rpsK gene encoding 30S ribosomal protein S11 → MAKQQEGGAAKPAAGAEGAAPRRKKSKRLVSEGVLHIHSTFNNTIITVSDLQGNVLVWSSAGACGFKGSRKGTPFAAQVAAENAARKAAEMGMRHVQVYVKGPGSGRESALRSLQAAGFQVSIIKDVTPIPHNGCRPPKRRRV